A region from the Biomphalaria glabrata chromosome 14, xgBioGlab47.1, whole genome shotgun sequence genome encodes:
- the LOC106051700 gene encoding uncharacterized protein LOC106051700 isoform X4 has product MAQDASKKNIFAQIGLPYLETKVLLPLESEPKIVNVPLEQDLTVLDVKSLIEGVTQKDLTEYQHMIAVNIMDVTCLQKEQKIATYFAKLEDGYITFLKQTIEIPVRPQMEVGT; this is encoded by the exons ATGGCACAG gatgcaagcaaaaaaaatatatttg CTCAAATAGGCTTGCCTTATTTGGAAACAAAAGTCTTGCTGCCATTAGAGTCTGAACCCAAAATAGTAAATGTCCCTTTGGAACAAGATCTAACAGTGTTggat GTGAAATCACTTATAGAAGGAGTTACACAAAAAGACTTAACTGAATATCAGCACATGATAGCTGTGAATATCATGGATGTGACTTGCCTGCAAAAAGAACAGAAAATAGCCACATATTTTGCAAAGCTGGAAGATGGTTAcatcacatttttaaaaca GACTATTGAGATTCCAGTCAGACCACAGATGGAAGTAGGAACTTAA
- the LOC106051700 gene encoding uncharacterized protein LOC106051700 isoform X3 — protein sequence MAQDASKKNIFEAQIGLPYLETKVLLPLESEPKIVNVPLEQDLTVLDVKSLIEGVTQKDLTEYQHMIAVNIMDVTCLQKEQKIATYFAKLEDGYITFLKQTIEIPVRPQMEVGT from the exons ATGGCACAG gatgcaagcaaaaaaaatatatttg aagCTCAAATAGGCTTGCCTTATTTGGAAACAAAAGTCTTGCTGCCATTAGAGTCTGAACCCAAAATAGTAAATGTCCCTTTGGAACAAGATCTAACAGTGTTggat GTGAAATCACTTATAGAAGGAGTTACACAAAAAGACTTAACTGAATATCAGCACATGATAGCTGTGAATATCATGGATGTGACTTGCCTGCAAAAAGAACAGAAAATAGCCACATATTTTGCAAAGCTGGAAGATGGTTAcatcacatttttaaaaca GACTATTGAGATTCCAGTCAGACCACAGATGGAAGTAGGAACTTAA
- the LOC106051702 gene encoding uncharacterized protein LOC106051702 isoform X2, whose translation MAEAEEDNGVIQMRCYLPNQQSYLMRDIALDSDTLVRQVKQDILYPLGFNHEAYHIAVVTTDMLKHMEDNRPITDYYEELQKGTIKFVSKN comes from the exons ATG GCAGAAGCAGAGGAGGACAATGGTGTGATACAAATGAGATGCTATCTTCCAAATCAGCAAtcctacttaatgagagatattGCACTGGACTCTGACACACTGGTCAGACAA GTGAAGCAGGACATTCTTTACCCACTGGGCTTTAACCATGAGGCGTATCACATTGCTGTTGTGACAACTGATATGTTGAAGCACATGGAAGACAATAGGCCAATCACAGACTATTATGAAGAGCTACAGAAGGGGACCATCAAGTTTGTTTCTAAG aactag
- the LOC106051700 gene encoding uncharacterized protein LOC106051700 isoform X2, protein MGNKKNGSRSKKRKFHGNKFTLSRKIKIDLPEATSVRSTSSLQPLHCLQAQPQDASKKNIFAQIGLPYLETKVLLPLESEPKIVNVPLEQDLTVLDVKSLIEGVTQKDLTEYQHMIAVNIMDVTCLQKEQKIATYFAKLEDGYITFLKQTIEIPVRPQMEVGT, encoded by the exons ATGGGTAATAAGAAGAATGGAAgcagaagtaaaaaaagaaagtttcatGGCAATAAATTTACGCTCAGCCgtaaaattaaaatagatctGCCAGAAGCTACTTcagttagatctacatctagcctTCAGCCACTTCACTGTCTTCAGGCTCAGCCTCAG gatgcaagcaaaaaaaatatatttg CTCAAATAGGCTTGCCTTATTTGGAAACAAAAGTCTTGCTGCCATTAGAGTCTGAACCCAAAATAGTAAATGTCCCTTTGGAACAAGATCTAACAGTGTTggat GTGAAATCACTTATAGAAGGAGTTACACAAAAAGACTTAACTGAATATCAGCACATGATAGCTGTGAATATCATGGATGTGACTTGCCTGCAAAAAGAACAGAAAATAGCCACATATTTTGCAAAGCTGGAAGATGGTTAcatcacatttttaaaaca GACTATTGAGATTCCAGTCAGACCACAGATGGAAGTAGGAACTTAA
- the LOC106051700 gene encoding uncharacterized protein LOC106051700 isoform X1, producing the protein MGNKKNGSRSKKRKFHGNKFTLSRKIKIDLPEATSVRSTSSLQPLHCLQAQPQDASKKNIFEAQIGLPYLETKVLLPLESEPKIVNVPLEQDLTVLDVKSLIEGVTQKDLTEYQHMIAVNIMDVTCLQKEQKIATYFAKLEDGYITFLKQTIEIPVRPQMEVGT; encoded by the exons ATGGGTAATAAGAAGAATGGAAgcagaagtaaaaaaagaaagtttcatGGCAATAAATTTACGCTCAGCCgtaaaattaaaatagatctGCCAGAAGCTACTTcagttagatctacatctagcctTCAGCCACTTCACTGTCTTCAGGCTCAGCCTCAG gatgcaagcaaaaaaaatatatttg aagCTCAAATAGGCTTGCCTTATTTGGAAACAAAAGTCTTGCTGCCATTAGAGTCTGAACCCAAAATAGTAAATGTCCCTTTGGAACAAGATCTAACAGTGTTggat GTGAAATCACTTATAGAAGGAGTTACACAAAAAGACTTAACTGAATATCAGCACATGATAGCTGTGAATATCATGGATGTGACTTGCCTGCAAAAAGAACAGAAAATAGCCACATATTTTGCAAAGCTGGAAGATGGTTAcatcacatttttaaaaca GACTATTGAGATTCCAGTCAGACCACAGATGGAAGTAGGAACTTAA